One region of Oxalobacteraceae bacterium OTU3CAMAD1 genomic DNA includes:
- the hemW gene encoding radical SAM family heme chaperone HemW, which produces MIPIKIVGAGGKAAAPASPPAHSADLGDAAGVALKYLQSGSLNLSALPPLSLYIHFPWCVKKCPYCDFNSHEAKEGGAFPEQEYLDAMRADLEMALPLIWGRKIYTIFIGGGTPSLMSAAGLDRLLSDVRTLLPLDSDVEITMEANPGTFEAEKFKSYRASGVNRLSIGIQSFNARHLKALGRIHDDNEARRAVDIALANFDNFNLDLMYALPSQTLEEARLDVETAMSFKPPHLSLYHLTMEPNTLFAKYPPSLPDDDASADMQDMIAELTAANGYQQYEVSAYAKDGHRARHNLNYWEFGDYLGIGAGAHSKISFPHRILRQARYKQPKAYMEQVRLGAPVQEEYEIAREDMGFEFMLNTLRLHGGFDPNLFSERTGLSLNAIEKSLNAAEAKGLLYRDYKVIRPTELGQRFLNDLQQMFLTT; this is translated from the coding sequence ATGATCCCGATCAAAATCGTCGGCGCCGGCGGCAAGGCGGCTGCACCGGCATCTCCGCCGGCCCACAGCGCCGATCTGGGCGACGCGGCCGGCGTCGCGCTCAAGTATCTGCAAAGCGGCTCGCTGAACCTGTCGGCGCTGCCGCCGCTGTCGCTGTACATCCATTTCCCGTGGTGCGTGAAGAAGTGCCCGTATTGCGACTTCAACTCGCACGAGGCGAAGGAGGGGGGCGCCTTCCCTGAACAGGAATACCTGGACGCCATGCGCGCCGACCTGGAAATGGCGCTGCCGCTGATCTGGGGCCGCAAGATCTACACGATCTTCATCGGCGGCGGCACGCCGAGCCTGATGTCGGCGGCGGGCCTGGACCGCCTGCTGTCGGACGTGCGCACCTTGCTGCCGCTCGACAGCGACGTCGAGATCACGATGGAGGCCAATCCGGGCACCTTCGAGGCGGAGAAGTTCAAGTCCTACCGCGCCAGTGGCGTCAACCGCCTGTCGATCGGTATCCAGAGCTTCAACGCGCGCCACCTGAAGGCGCTGGGCCGCATCCATGACGACAATGAGGCGCGGCGCGCGGTCGATATCGCGCTGGCCAACTTCGACAACTTCAATCTGGATTTGATGTACGCGCTGCCGTCGCAGACGCTGGAGGAGGCCAGGCTCGACGTGGAGACGGCGATGTCGTTCAAGCCGCCGCACCTGTCGCTGTACCACCTGACGATGGAGCCGAACACGTTGTTCGCCAAGTATCCGCCGTCGTTGCCCGACGACGACGCCAGCGCCGACATGCAGGACATGATCGCCGAACTCACCGCCGCCAATGGCTACCAGCAGTACGAGGTGTCTGCGTACGCCAAGGACGGCCACCGCGCGCGCCACAATCTGAATTACTGGGAGTTTGGCGATTATCTGGGCATCGGCGCCGGGGCGCATTCGAAGATATCGTTCCCGCATCGCATACTGCGGCAGGCGCGCTACAAGCAGCCGAAGGCCTACATGGAGCAGGTCAGGCTGGGCGCGCCGGTGCAGGAGGAGTACGAGATCGCCCGTGAGGACATGGGCTTCGAGTTCATGCTCAACACCTTGCGCCTGCACGGCGGGTTCGATCCGAACCTGTTCAGCGAGCGCACCGGATTGAGTTTGAACGCGATCGAGAAAAGCCTCAACGCCGCCGAGGCCAAGGGCTTGCTATACCGGGATTACAAGGTGATCCGGCCCACCGAGTTGGGCCAGCGCTTCCTCAACGATTTGCAGCAGATGTTTTTGACCACCTGA
- a CDS encoding substrate-binding domain-containing protein — translation MKKWPLMLLLWAFFLAGWPLAALSRDLNIVFIPKSRDQDFWTFMRQGVDKAVREEGGVKLTWRGPAYNDDIDSQIDILRLYSRADVDAVIIVPTDRVRLMDPVRKAAAMGVKIVVVDSALGGDWHTNFVGTDNHAAGRLAAERLSSLLNGHGTVLVMRTIAGSGSTEDRANGFVNYLARHAPHIIVIDEYGGGTRGKIARAGLAALTKHKQIDGIFAVNESATDGMLRALRQTGEAGKKKLIGFDTSDFLLEGLKKQEIHGLVLQNTRQMGYQGMKAAIAAAKGAPVKGRDVVTEAVMVTLENHLRPEIQSLLVP, via the coding sequence ATGAAAAAGTGGCCGTTAATGCTGCTGTTGTGGGCTTTCTTTCTTGCGGGCTGGCCGCTCGCCGCGCTATCCAGGGACCTCAATATCGTCTTCATCCCGAAGTCGCGCGACCAGGACTTCTGGACTTTCATGCGCCAGGGCGTCGACAAGGCGGTGCGTGAAGAGGGCGGCGTCAAGCTGACCTGGCGCGGCCCGGCCTACAACGACGATATCGATTCGCAGATCGATATCCTGCGCCTGTATTCCCGGGCCGACGTGGACGCCGTCATCATCGTGCCGACCGACCGGGTGCGCCTGATGGACCCGGTCCGCAAGGCGGCGGCGATGGGCGTCAAGATCGTCGTCGTCGATTCGGCGCTGGGTGGCGACTGGCACACCAACTTCGTCGGCACCGACAACCACGCCGCCGGCCGGCTCGCCGCCGAGCGCCTGTCGTCGCTGCTGAACGGGCACGGCACCGTGCTGGTGATGCGCACCATCGCCGGCAGCGGATCGACCGAGGACCGCGCCAACGGCTTCGTCAACTATCTCGCCAGGCACGCCCCACACATCATCGTCATCGACGAATACGGCGGCGGCACGCGCGGCAAGATCGCCCGCGCCGGCCTGGCGGCGCTGACAAAACACAAGCAGATCGACGGCATCTTCGCCGTCAACGAATCGGCCACCGACGGCATGCTGCGCGCGCTGCGCCAGACGGGGGAGGCCGGCAAGAAGAAACTGATCGGCTTCGACACCAGCGATTTTCTGCTGGAAGGCCTGAAAAAGCAGGAAATCCACGGCCTGGTGCTGCAGAACACGCGCCAGATGGGCTATCAGGGCATGAAGGCGGCCATCGCCGCCGCCAAAGGCGCCCCCGTCAAGGGGCGCGACGTCGTGACCGAGGCGGTGATGGTCACCTTGGAAAACCATCTGCGGCCCGAGATCCAGTCGTTGCTGGTGCCCTAG
- the rdgB gene encoding RdgB/HAM1 family non-canonical purine NTP pyrophosphatase has protein sequence MTQRLILASNNAGKLKEFNELLSTVGFSVHAQGEFGVPEADEPFHTFVENALQKARHASRLTGLPALADDSGVCVNALGGAPGVYSARFAGEPKSDARNNEKMIADLAAHADKSAYYYCVLVFVRHADDPQPVIADGRWNGEMIATPRGNGGFGYDPYFFIPALGKCAAELTADEKNAMSHRGQALRALVEKLK, from the coding sequence ATGACCCAACGCCTGATCCTCGCCTCCAACAACGCCGGCAAACTCAAGGAATTCAACGAACTGCTGTCCACGGTGGGCTTTTCCGTCCACGCGCAGGGCGAGTTCGGCGTGCCCGAGGCGGATGAGCCTTTTCACACATTTGTCGAAAATGCACTGCAAAAGGCGCGCCACGCGTCGCGCCTGACCGGCTTGCCGGCGCTGGCGGACGATTCCGGCGTATGCGTCAACGCGCTGGGCGGCGCCCCGGGCGTGTACTCGGCGCGCTTCGCCGGCGAGCCGAAGTCGGACGCCCGCAACAACGAGAAGATGATCGCCGACCTGGCCGCGCACGCCGACAAATCGGCCTACTACTACTGCGTGCTGGTGTTCGTGCGCCACGCCGACGATCCGCAGCCGGTCATCGCCGACGGCCGCTGGAACGGCGAGATGATCGCCACGCCGCGCGGCAACGGCGGCTTCGGCTACGACCCGTACTTCTTCATCCCGGCGTTGGGCAAGTGCGCGGCCGAGCTGACCGCCGACGAGAAAAACGCCATGTCCCATCGCGGCCAGGCATTGCGCGCGCTGGTAGAGAAACTGAAATGA
- the rph gene encoding ribonuclease PH has translation MTLATPTFARPSGRTVDALRTLRLTRDYTKHAEGSVLIECGDTKVICTASIEDKVPGFLKGKGQGWMTAEYGMLPRSTHTRMDREAARGKQSGRTQEIQRLIGRSLRAAFDLQAFGERTLHLDCDVIQADGGTRTASITGAMVAAHDAFSKLVARGAVPAIPLKGFVAAISVGVYQGVPVLDLDYVEDSSCDTDMNVVMNDAGHFIEVQGTAEGAAFDRAGMNRLLDLAQGGIADLIKLQKQVLGVA, from the coding sequence ATGACCTTAGCAACACCCACCTTCGCCCGTCCCAGCGGCCGCACCGTCGATGCCTTGCGCACGCTGCGCCTGACCCGCGACTATACCAAGCACGCCGAAGGCTCGGTGCTGATCGAATGCGGCGACACCAAGGTCATTTGCACCGCCAGCATCGAGGACAAGGTGCCCGGCTTCCTGAAGGGCAAGGGCCAGGGCTGGATGACGGCCGAATACGGCATGCTGCCGCGTTCGACCCACACGCGCATGGACCGCGAGGCCGCGCGCGGCAAGCAGTCGGGCCGCACGCAGGAGATCCAGCGCCTGATTGGCCGTTCGCTGCGCGCCGCCTTCGACCTGCAGGCCTTCGGCGAGCGCACCTTGCACCTGGACTGCGACGTGATCCAGGCCGACGGCGGCACCCGCACCGCGTCGATCACCGGCGCCATGGTCGCCGCGCATGACGCGTTCTCCAAACTGGTCGCGCGCGGCGCGGTGCCGGCCATTCCGCTCAAGGGTTTCGTGGCGGCGATCTCGGTCGGCGTGTACCAGGGCGTGCCGGTGCTGGACCTGGACTATGTCGAGGATTCGAGCTGCGATACCGATATGAACGTGGTGATGAACGACGCCGGCCACTTCATCGAAGTGCAGGGCACGGCCGAGGGCGCGGCGTTCGACCGCGCCGGCATGAACCGCCTGCTCGACCTGGCGCAGGGCGGCATCGCCGATTTGATCAAGTTGCAGAAGCAGGTGCTGGGCGTGGCCTGA